The following nucleotide sequence is from Staphylococcus chromogenes.
CTTGTTGTAAGGCTTTAACAGATTGAAGTGTGTTCCCTTGCATTGCAGACGCAGATCCAGTTGCAACACCTGATAGAGTTAAACCAGTAATAATTACAGCACTGACGAGTTTTTTCATAAAGCACACGCTCCTTTTTCGCTCTTTCGATTCTGTGCTCACTACTAGTATACCCTAAATTTCAATATAATGACAGTTATATTACGAAACGATTACACACTTGCTTTCGAAGACTTTTCTACAAAGGCTTTTACTGTTTTTAAGAAACGTTCCTTTTCTTCTACAAACGGGTATACTCCTGATTTTTTAAATAAACAAAATTCCGAAACAGGAATTAAATCCGCCACATCTTTTGCTTCCATTGGTGTCACACGCTCATTAGCATCTCCTGCAATAACTAACGTACGTTTATGAACTTCAGTTGTCAGTTCCTTGATGTCAACATTCTGAAAAGCTTGATCCACTGCGCGGTGCTCATATTCAGTCAGAAGTTCTGCAGAATTATCTACACTTTTTAAAAACTTACGTACTTTATTTTTTGAGTAATATAAGTGTTTTTCAAAGAATTTTTCTTGTTCAGAATTATCCCATGTCCGTACTTTTTCTGCATATTTTAAGAACAGACGCTCTTTCGGTAACATCTCATTACTTGCCGTTGGATTGATTAACACGAGTTCCGTTACTTTTTCAGGATAACGTACTGCAAAATCCATCGCCACTGCACTCCCTAATTCGTTTGCGATTAACAAGCTAGATTTCAAATATAAAAATTCCATCAGTTCTTTAATATCTTGTGCAAACTGTTTAAAATCAATGCTTAAAGGTTTATCAGAGAACCCGTGGCCTCTCAGATCAATAAGAATCACTTGATATTTACGTGATATACGTTTAGCAATATCTTCAAAGACAGTATGATTCATATGTATCGTATGAATCATAATTACAGGGTCTCCCTGCCCCATTGAACGGTAATAAAGCGCTGTCCCATCAGATGTACGAAATAATTTCATTATTTTTCCTCCCCTTTAGATATATCCAGTATTTCTAATAATTCCTCTAATGTTGAAATTTCAAAGTCCATTTCTGAAGCTAGCGGTTCTAATTCTACGTCCCCTTCTTTATGACGATACCAAATACTCACCATTCCCATCGCTCTTGCAGGGGCGACATCATTTAATGCATCATCGCCAACATAGATTACTTCTGAAGGTGCAACATTTAGTTTTTCAAGAATATCCTCATAGATACGTGGATGTGGCTTACGAAATCCTACCGTTTCAGAAGTTGATAAATGATTGACATAATCTTCAATGCCTAAAGCGTAAATACGATAGTGCTTGATGTTGGATTTGCCATTAGCAATGACACCTATTTTATACCCTGCTTCTGTCAATTTTTGTAAAGTATAATGCGTATCATAAAATGGAAATACGTACCGATAGAAATGCATCTCAAAGTCATGAAACAAATCTTTCCAACTTAGGCGATCAATATTAAATTGCTTAATGATTTCTTTATATAAGTCAGGTTTATCATGGTCTTCATCATCGTCAAGTTCTATAAACTTTTTTCTGTAATCGGAAGCTTGCACGCGTACAAGATAATCATGAAAACGTTCATATTGTTCTTCTATGAATTTGTCTCTTGATTTTTTTCGATCCAGGAGTGTACCTTCTAAATCAAAAATAATCGCTTTAATAGGGTTTAAATCCATTATATAACCTT
It contains:
- a CDS encoding HAD family hydrolase — translated: MDLNPIKAIIFDLEGTLLDRKKSRDKFIEEQYERFHDYLVRVQASDYRKKFIELDDDEDHDKPDLYKEIIKQFNIDRLSWKDLFHDFEMHFYRYVFPFYDTHYTLQKLTEAGYKIGVIANGKSNIKHYRIYALGIEDYVNHLSTSETVGFRKPHPRIYEDILEKLNVAPSEVIYVGDDALNDVAPARAMGMVSIWYRHKEGDVELEPLASEMDFEISTLEELLEILDISKGEEK
- a CDS encoding alpha/beta fold hydrolase, which gives rise to MKLFRTSDGTALYYRSMGQGDPVIMIHTIHMNHTVFEDIAKRISRKYQVILIDLRGHGFSDKPLSIDFKQFAQDIKELMEFLYLKSSLLIANELGSAVAMDFAVRYPEKVTELVLINPTASNEMLPKERLFLKYAEKVRTWDNSEQEKFFEKHLYYSKNKVRKFLKSVDNSAELLTEYEHRAVDQAFQNVDIKELTTEVHKRTLVIAGDANERVTPMEAKDVADLIPVSEFCLFKKSGVYPFVEEKERFLKTVKAFVEKSSKASV